A region of the Arsenicicoccus dermatophilus genome:
GGTGGTACTCGATCTCACGGACCCACTTCGGGCCCTTCCAGCCGTAGAGGTGCGGGATCACCAGGCGCACCGGACCGCCCCGCTCCGGCGTCAGCGCCTCACCGCCGCGGTGCGTGGCGAGCAGGGTCCGCGGGGAGAGGAGGTCGGCCAGGGCCACCGAGCTGGCATAGCCGTACTCCGCGGAGACCAGCGTGTGCTCCGCCCCGTCCACCGGTGGCTCGAGCTCCACCACGTCCCGCACGCGGACGCCGCGCCAGGACACGTCCTGCTGGGTCAGCTTGGACACGCAGTGCTGATCGGCCACCAGCTCCACCTGCGGCAGAGCCATCAGGTCCGCCCAGGTGAGCACCCGCCGACCCCCCGACCCAGTCGCCCCGCACAGCGTCAGGGTCCAGGTCACCTCGTCGAGGGTCGGCACCCGGCCGTAGTGCTGGACGGGCAGCTCGGCCACGAGCCGCTGGCCCGGGGGCACCGGTCTCGGCTCGCTGCGGCTGTGCATGGGGGAACTCTCTCACAGCCCCCGCGCAGGACGGTCGTCAGCCTCGCGTCGGCTCGGACGCGGCTCGGTCGGACAGCATCTGGGCCACGAGGAAGGCCAGCTCCAGGCTCTGCTGGTGGTTGAGCCGCGGGTCGCAGACCGTCTCGTAGCGCTCGGCCAGACCGGCGTCGTCGATCCGGTTGGCACCGCCCGTGCACTCGGTCACGTCGTTGCCGGTCAGCTCCACGTGCATGCCGCCCGGCACGGTGCCCAGCGAGCGGTGGACCTCGAAGAAGCCCCGCACCTCGTCCACGACGTCGTCGAAGTCGCGCGTCTTGTAGCCGGTGCTGCTGGTGTGCGTGTTCCCATGCATCGGGTCGGTGACCCACACCACGGGCACGCCCTCGGAACGGACCCGCTCGACGATCGCGGGGAGGGCGTCACGGATGGTCCTGGTGCCCATCCGCGTGATGAAGGTCAGCCGGCCCGGGCGCCGGTCGGGGTCGACCTTGTCGACGAGGCGCATGACGTCGTCACCGGTGACCTTGGGGCCGAGCTTGACGCCCACCGGGTTGCTGATCCGCGACACGAACTCCAGGTGGGCGCCGTCCAGCTGGCGGGTGCGCTCGCCCACCCACACCATGTGCCCGCTGGTGTCGTAGGCCCGGCCCGTGCGGTGGTCGATGCGGGTCAGCGCCCGCTCGTACTCCAGCAGCAGCGCCTCGTGGCTGGCGTAGAACTCCACGGACCGCATCGCCTCGAAGTCGGCGCCGCAGGCCGTCATGAACCGCATGGCCTTGTCGATGTCCCGGGCCATCGACTCGTAGCGCGCGTACTGCGCGTTGGCGGCGAAACCGCGGTTCCAGGAGTGGACGTGCCGCAGGTCGGCGAACCCGCCGGCCGTGAAGGCCCGCACCAGGTTGAGGGTCGCGGCGCTCGCGTGGTACCCGCGCAGCATCCGCTGCGGGTCCGGCGTGCGCGACTGCTCGGTGAACTCGAAGTCGTTGACCATGTCGCCGCGGTAGGCGGGCAGCGTCACGTCGCCCCGCGTCTCGACGTCGGACGAGCGAGGCTTGGTGTACTGCCCCGCCATACGCCCGATCTTGACCACGGGCACGCTCGCGCCGTAGGTCAGCACCGCCGCCATCTGCAGCAGCGTCTTGACCCGGTCCCGGATGTTGTCCGCCGTGGCGTAGGCGAAGGTCTCGGCGCAGTCGCCGCCCTGCATCACGAAGGCCTCGCCCCGCGACGCGGCCGCCAGCCGCTCGGTGAGCTGGTCGCACTCCCCCGCGAAGACCAGCGGCGGCATGGCGCTCAACGTGTCCACCACCTGCTGCACGTCCGCACCCTCGGGATAGGTCGGCTGCTGGGCCGCCGGCAGGTCACGCCAGGTGTCCAGGGCCGTGGTCGGGTCGGTGGTCGCCGTCGTGGTCGCCGTCGTCGTCACGAACTCAGGGTAGTGGGCGAGGACGGTCGCTTCCGGGCCGTCCGCGAAACGGGCAACAGGCTAGGGTCGCTGGCATGACCTTCTCGATCGTGGCGAACGTCGCACAGACCTATGGAGTGGCCGTCGCGAGCAAGTCACTCGCGGCCATCAGCACGGTGGGGATGGTGCGGCCCGGGGCGGGGGCCGTCGCCAGCCAGGCGCTCGCCAACGCCGGATACCGCGTCGCGGCGCTGGACCGGCTGGAGGAGGGCCTGGAGGCACCCGAGGCCCTGTCCCGGATCACCCTGGAGGACCCGCGGGCGCAGACCCGCCAGGTCGGGCTCGTCGGGGCCGGCACCCAGGCGACGTGGACCGGCGACGAGTGCCTCCCCTGGAGCGGCGGGGTGTGCGGCCGGGACCAGAGCGGGGGCTACGCGATCCAGGGCAACCTGCTGACCGGCCCCGAGGTGGTCGAGGCGATGGAGCGGGCCTGGCTCGAGGGCTCCCACCTGCCCTTCGTCGACCGGCTCGTCGAGACGCTCGTGGCCGGCGACCGGGCCGGCGGCGACCGCCGGGGTCGGCAGAGCGCGGGCGTCTACGCTACCTCGCCCGGCGCGGGCTACGACAGCTGCGGGGTCCTGGCCGACCTGCGGGTCGACGACCACCCGCAGCCCCTGCAGGAGCTGCAGCGTCTGGCGGTGCTCAACGAGCTGCACCTCGGTCGTCCGACCCGGGTCCTGCCCCTCGAGGGCGCCTTGCTGGAGGACGTCCGCGGCCGCCTGGAGCGGCTCGGCTACACCGGCGACCCGGCCGCCGACCTGGCCACCTGGGCCGGCATCGAGAACCTCGAGATGCGCCTCGTCGACGGGGGCGTGGACGCCCGGCTCCTGCAGGTCCTGCGCGAGCAGACGCTGCCGCCGGAGCAGACGAGCGAGCGTTTCCCGACCTTCTGACTCCGCGGCGACACGCGGCCAGGGGCGCCCGACGACCTCGACGTCATGCGCCGGTCCCAGCCGTTCGGCCAGGTGCTCGGTCCGACTCGGCCAGTCCCCGGTCGATCGCGAACCTCGTCAGCTCGACCCGGTTGTGCAGCTGCAGCTTCACGAGCGTGTTCTGCACGTGGTTCTGGACCGTGCGGTGGCTGATCTCCAGCTCCGCGGCGATCGCCTTGGACGACAGCCCGGTGGCGACCAGCCGCAGCACCTCGACCTCCCGGGCGGTCAGCTCGGGCACGGGGTCACCCGCGGGCTCGGGCTGCGGCTCCGCCGCCAGGCGTCGGTACTCCCCCAGCACCAGCCCCGCCAGGCCCGGCGTGAAGACCGCCCGCCCCTGCGCCGTCGCGGTCACGGCCGCGACGAGCTCGTCACGGCCCGCGGACTTCAGCAGATATCCCCGTGCCCCGGCCTTGACCGCCTCCAGCACGTCCTCCTGCTCCCCGCTCGCCGACAGGATGAGCACCTGCGTGGGGACCTCGGCCTCGGAGAGCCGACGACACACGTCTGCGCCGGAGCAGCCGGGCAGGTTGAGGTCGAGGACCAGCACGTCGGGTCGCACCACGGCGGTTCGCCGGACCGCCGCCGGGCCGTCCGCAGCGGTGCCGACCACCTGGAAGCCGCTCTGCCCCAGGTCGCGGGCCACGGCGTCCAGCCAGATGGGGTGGTCGTCGGCGACCAGCACGGTGACCGGGCGGGCTTCGCTCATCGGACATCCTCAGGGGTGCGGGGGACGGACAGGTGCACCACGGTGCCACGACCAGGTCCACCGCGATAGCTCGCCCGGCCGCCCAGGTCGCGCACCCTTCCCAGGATCGAGGTGGCCACCCCGAGCCGTCCCTGCGCGGCAGCAGCCTCCAGGCGCCCCGGCTCGATCCCCCGGCCGTCGTCGCGCACGGTGAGCTCCACCCTGTCGCCGAGGTCCTCCAGGAGCACCCAGGCGCGGGCGTCGTCGCCCGCGTGCCGCGCCACGTTGTCCAGACAGGCGGCGACCGCGGCGACGAGCTCGGCCGCCCGGTGGTTGGTGAGGGTCACGGGGGTGGCGGGCACGACGACCTGGGTGCCGGGTCCGCCGAGCGCCTGCAGCGCAGGTCGTATGTCGACCGGCACGGCCGACTGCGCGGGGTCGGACCCCCCGGCGGAGGCTGAGCCGCCCGCCTGGCCGCCGGTCGCCATCAACCGGCGCAGGTCCGCCTCCGAGCGGGCAGCCAGGTCGCCCAGCTCGGTGGCCTCGCCTCCCAGCTGCAGCCCACGCCGGTGGATGAAGGCCAGGTGCTGCAGGACCCCGTCGTGGACCACCCGGGCCAGGCGCTCGCGCTCGGCGGCCTCGGCCCGCAGCCGGGTGGCCTCGGCCAGGGCGCCCTGGTGCCGACGGCCCAGCTCGACGCCCACGCCCGTCGCTGCGGCCAGCAGGAAGAGCAGCAGCGTGTTGTAGATCGTGCCGCCGTTGGGCCGGCCGACCTCCCAGAGGTTGGCGCAGGTCACGGCGACGGCGGCCGGCAGGCCCCCGCGGGCACCGTCCACGGCGGCGGCCGCCACGACGGGGATGGCGGCATACATCGCCGGGATCGTGGTGGCGCCGGCGGTGATGGACTCACCGGTGTGCACCAGGGTCGTGAGCAGGATCGCGACGCAGACGAGACCGAGCTCGACGAGGACGGCCTCGCGGCCGCGCCAGCGGCGCAGGCCGGCGAGCGTGGCCCAGCAGCCGAGGACGGCCAGCACGGTCCACGCCACCCACGGGCGACGCATGTCCTCCTGGTGGAGCGCCACCATGACGACGGCGTAGGTCAGCGCGACCGGGCGGGCGAGCTCGATGCCCCGCCAGACCCCGTGCTCGACCGGACCGACCGGGCTCGCCCCGGGCACGGGTCAGCCCTCGTCGCTCCGGTGTCGGCCCTCGCGGACGTCCTCGCCCGCCGCCGGGGATCCCTCGCGGCTGGTCGCCCGGGCCAGGGCACCCTCGGCCTTGGCGCGCGTGTGGTCGCCGAGCTCCTTGAGCCGGGCCGGGTCGCCGAGCTCCTTGGCACGCAGGAAGGCCTCGTCGCCCAGCTCGCGCAGCCGGGCCGGGTCACCCAGCTCCTTGGCGCGGACCTTGGTCTGCTCCTGGAGCTCCTTGGCGCGCAGGAGGGCTTCGTCGGTGCGCACCCGGGTCTGGTCCTGCAGCTCGCGCGCCTTGGTCCGGGCGTCCTCGGCGCGGGCCTTGGCCGCCTCGAGCATCCGCTGCTTGCGGGTGGCGGCGTACTCGTCGACGTACTCCTGCCCCGACAGCTCCATGAGGGAGTACATGACCTCGTCGGTGACGGCCCGGAGCACGTGGCGGTCCTCCTGCATCCCGGCATACCGGCTCACGTCGACGGGCTCGCCGAACCGGATGCCGATGCGCATGACCTTGGGGATGATCTGGCCGGTCGGCTGGGCCTTGTCGGTGCCGATCATAGCGACCGGGATGATCGGCACGCCGGCCTCGAGGGCCAGGCGCGCGACGCCGGTCTTGCCGCGGTACAGACGACCGTCGGGCGAACGCGTGCCCTCGGGATAGATCCCGAAGAGCTCACCGCGGCGCAGCACCTCGAGCCCGGACCGCAACGCCGCCTGGCTGGCCTTGCCTCCGGACCGGTCGATCGGGATCTGACCCACCCCGCGGAAGAACGCCGCGGTCAGCCGGCCCTTGAGCCCGCGTCCGGTGAAGTACTCCATCTTGGCGGGGAAGGTGATCCGCCGGCTCAGCACGAGCGGCAGGAAGAAGGAGTCCGAGAAGGACAGGTGGTTGCTCGCGATGATGGCGCCACCTCGCGTCGGCACGTGCTCCTCCCCCTCGACCCACGGGCGGAAGAGCAGCTTGAGCACCGGGCCGAGGGCCAGGGACTTGAAGAACCAGTAGAGCAACGTGGACCCCTCGTTCTGAGCGCGTGAGCCGCACTCTAGCCCAGGCGCGGCTAGGCTGGGCGGGCGCCTCCAGCGACGGGGGGCAGCGGACGCGAGGCAGCGGCGCCGGTGGACGAGCGGCGCACCCAGGAGAGCTCCATGGCGACGACCGACCCCGATGACATCGACGCGCGCTTCGCGCAGATCATGGCGGGCTGGGACGAGGAGGCGGACCTTCCGGACCGCCCCGGCATCGACCGTCGCCCCGGCGGTGACCGCCACGCGACGGACCAGGACGGGGCGCAGCCGACCGGTCCGGCCGTGACACCCCCGCCCACCCCTGCCGGGCCGCCCCCGACCCCGGCTCCCGCGGCCGGCCCGGCGTCGCGGATGTCCCTACCGCCGGCCGAGACGACACCGCCGGCGACCGCGAAGCCCCCGGCCGGCCCGGTCCCCCCTGGCCCCGACGCACCGACCGCCCAGCAGCAGCGGGCGACCGACCGCTGGCTCGTCTATCGCGACGGCAAGGGCCTGTCGATGGCCTCGGACCACCGCACCTGGTCCCCCGACCCGGATCCGGACGACGAGACCTTCACCCCGCCCCCGCCGGCCCCGATGCCGTCCCTGGAGCGCGATCCCGCCTGGTGGGCCATCGCCGTGGGCCTGGCGGTGTGCCCCCTGCTGCTGGTCGTGATGACGCTGACCGGGCGCACCAGCCCCCGGATCCTGATGTGGCTGCTGGGCCTGGCCACCGTCGCGGCCTTCGTCGGGCTGGTCGTGCGCCTCCCCCGGGACCGGCGCGAGGACGA
Encoded here:
- a CDS encoding molybdopterin-dependent oxidoreductase gives rise to the protein MHSRSEPRPVPPGQRLVAELPVQHYGRVPTLDEVTWTLTLCGATGSGGRRVLTWADLMALPQVELVADQHCVSKLTQQDVSWRGVRVRDVVELEPPVDGAEHTLVSAEYGYASSVALADLLSPRTLLATHRGGEALTPERGGPVRLVIPHLYGWKGPKWVREIEYHHDPVRGFWEQRGYHLVGDAWRQERYSYQG
- a CDS encoding class II 3-deoxy-7-phosphoheptulonate synthase — protein: MTTTATTTATTDPTTALDTWRDLPAAQQPTYPEGADVQQVVDTLSAMPPLVFAGECDQLTERLAAASRGEAFVMQGGDCAETFAYATADNIRDRVKTLLQMAAVLTYGASVPVVKIGRMAGQYTKPRSSDVETRGDVTLPAYRGDMVNDFEFTEQSRTPDPQRMLRGYHASAATLNLVRAFTAGGFADLRHVHSWNRGFAANAQYARYESMARDIDKAMRFMTACGADFEAMRSVEFYASHEALLLEYERALTRIDHRTGRAYDTSGHMVWVGERTRQLDGAHLEFVSRISNPVGVKLGPKVTGDDVMRLVDKVDPDRRPGRLTFITRMGTRTIRDALPAIVERVRSEGVPVVWVTDPMHGNTHTSSTGYKTRDFDDVVDEVRGFFEVHRSLGTVPGGMHVELTGNDVTECTGGANRIDDAGLAERYETVCDPRLNHQQSLELAFLVAQMLSDRAASEPTRG
- a CDS encoding DUF1028 domain-containing protein, encoding MTFSIVANVAQTYGVAVASKSLAAISTVGMVRPGAGAVASQALANAGYRVAALDRLEEGLEAPEALSRITLEDPRAQTRQVGLVGAGTQATWTGDECLPWSGGVCGRDQSGGYAIQGNLLTGPEVVEAMERAWLEGSHLPFVDRLVETLVAGDRAGGDRRGRQSAGVYATSPGAGYDSCGVLADLRVDDHPQPLQELQRLAVLNELHLGRPTRVLPLEGALLEDVRGRLERLGYTGDPAADLATWAGIENLEMRLVDGGVDARLLQVLREQTLPPEQTSERFPTF
- a CDS encoding response regulator produces the protein MSEARPVTVLVADDHPIWLDAVARDLGQSGFQVVGTAADGPAAVRRTAVVRPDVLVLDLNLPGCSGADVCRRLSEAEVPTQVLILSASGEQEDVLEAVKAGARGYLLKSAGRDELVAAVTATAQGRAVFTPGLAGLVLGEYRRLAAEPQPEPAGDPVPELTAREVEVLRLVATGLSSKAIAAELEISHRTVQNHVQNTLVKLQLHNRVELTRFAIDRGLAESDRAPGRTAGTGA
- the macS gene encoding MacS family sensor histidine kinase, coding for MPGASPVGPVEHGVWRGIELARPVALTYAVVMVALHQEDMRRPWVAWTVLAVLGCWATLAGLRRWRGREAVLVELGLVCVAILLTTLVHTGESITAGATTIPAMYAAIPVVAAAAVDGARGGLPAAVAVTCANLWEVGRPNGGTIYNTLLLFLLAAATGVGVELGRRHQGALAEATRLRAEAAERERLARVVHDGVLQHLAFIHRRGLQLGGEATELGDLAARSEADLRRLMATGGQAGGSASAGGSDPAQSAVPVDIRPALQALGGPGTQVVVPATPVTLTNHRAAELVAAVAACLDNVARHAGDDARAWVLLEDLGDRVELTVRDDGRGIEPGRLEAAAAQGRLGVATSILGRVRDLGGRASYRGGPGRGTVVHLSVPRTPEDVR
- a CDS encoding lysophospholipid acyltransferase family protein; the protein is MLYWFFKSLALGPVLKLLFRPWVEGEEHVPTRGGAIIASNHLSFSDSFFLPLVLSRRITFPAKMEYFTGRGLKGRLTAAFFRGVGQIPIDRSGGKASQAALRSGLEVLRRGELFGIYPEGTRSPDGRLYRGKTGVARLALEAGVPIIPVAMIGTDKAQPTGQIIPKVMRIGIRFGEPVDVSRYAGMQEDRHVLRAVTDEVMYSLMELSGQEYVDEYAATRKQRMLEAAKARAEDARTKARELQDQTRVRTDEALLRAKELQEQTKVRAKELGDPARLRELGDEAFLRAKELGDPARLKELGDHTRAKAEGALARATSREGSPAAGEDVREGRHRSDEG